From Asterias amurensis chromosome 3, ASM3211899v1, a single genomic window includes:
- the LOC139934856 gene encoding uncharacterized protein: MMNSTGKHRRLPPTILRRRSSSTALNFRRQEESSSHHERPAKSNSPHSCERDATNSQPSIEISSQRSISDTATSGKNPMDAALPTCLHVQTDRGLSVRDKFAARFFMKEDIQRRASCPSTTAPESVTTLPGLHSNDGVLSSPEVTSTEISHSMPVFHIVQPQFYLNVKQTKDGECDFNIRNIDVDIPISDVPPTLQPFSTADEHQPETTGSSMLKLKAVRVSDLPLLQNSANDESFKITQSEEARVNLSEPAKIATERNTDETVSSTQPEENSNVFVQPQIIGVFSLRNTPEKNDTSPQYQCPKCLKRFHRILSQLEHKCNPKTSSIGSLHKLRSVKLYKCLECLEEFSDVEKKKSHACSSQVHQAKTKNSHQASSVDGKKSLQKAAKMWCQTSRGSFQCNICKKRSLKESKMQAHCVRKHGDRAHRIAGNKAKETTSQNKTKKKKFGSSSNQFSAEGHTETQKHRFEHPFKCGLCSMKYKRVAFLKKHIALHMGSEQFKRSKRPFVCRLCKSRFHDSSTLKVHSGKMCIQIKKDAKHDEQDKSSSSGNEVTGLHVREPNTCLGSKAAAVNTMSEDSSSSLPNEKHFPKRRHRCGFCGILCESSTYLKKHVRSHWNQVFESYSRPLECCLCNEHFDNCVRFFLHVRRNDCSSTTTDDTSQSSAIEVSDEEARGKMECAMATRSNSSTRQEERPHLSGMHQCQFCSLNFWSRDILDIHIHSSHPLLLQMEESATSNSSDGDADRDLTKNKDQGTPDPVIPKRKSKSKSRNESQTLWTDHMSSFNSSNSETDGDSNDRNKYQGTRVFLDQQSKVNASDDLSHSCTLKSYLVSALKASGIQDQSPPTVKSAKGVCESINLANHAVIQNDTEEDEDTETSKRTQIYPSQCKICKITLSSWKSLDSHRRSHHAEQLNKHLYPGQSQDCSMESSDDTKIDVVKVNLFNTCEVCERVFKYWNRLVFHRKLKHGVHVNCAMLSSRQPTSKDKGMLIDEPSLEVNDSIVDENTSSSTIEIGCESTQITSPTQTLAAYCLDKNNFTDVQNEKILSRQDNHNSNRTSVADDNLISVQNEDVPCRQEYMTCDQTQSQPSRKEYVVEGTRRTVEDLQITQVVSLKPGEPSNLWNSVNCASVEKDNPQHNTDRTMEPLFDESSSNNQVRTQHESQIQESTQPNEITAPDLPPHSSSNNQQYCKPSESAATVYAQQQAILDEFKFLMSSIVTLQSTLNIEDNVSRPSDHYEFDGTVTKLPFREVKRILRSLTRNCSTNAYHCSVCGDILEDIPLYTSHILSHCESDQYICVFCGQQSMDIFSVLNHVVLTHREDNVRVPQDPEGNATETVNTSSLTSTSDVDNTAAGKPSTSPSPQTSQIPNKHCTYPRPRYDFVFKPKEHENNIALDENTGQYKCPLCQFQYLDRADVIYHIRMYHNGQPYICKHCPEKLHFYPDVQAHFFKNHYLQVTQEDHDSESENPTLGGQSLQLERETTTMQPNIPSVEDAGSCQSLQLERETTTMQPNFPTVDGAGSCQSLQQERETTTMQPNFLSVDGAGSCQSLQLERETSTMQPNFPSVDVAGSCQSLQLERETTTMQPNFLSVDGAGSCQSLQLERETTTMQPNFPSVDDADSCHSLQQERETTTMQPNFLSVDGAGSCQSLHLERETTTMQPNFPSVDDADSCHSLQLERETTSMHPNFPSVDGADSCHSLQLERETTTMQPNFPSVDDADSCHTDGCRKQKSCDESNTDCCRGVDPSPASTQHTHTEINTDNAHANSGDAERVRTQELQESTQAHMETNAKANTNSGDDERIQTQELQESIQDASLKKVVVKLEKLGDDVIDEHTYRNLHNHLKGGIKIKTEKLDDGYSTTECMQESEIGGGIRHQSEIEQHGEIDFENGDPTRIVPKEECDTPNAAASCLLSRARVSQSELQIPQVKGKVEKDVAEASQWGLQKEVCKEVELSDANKSDSNDAGLSSSLRSETTTDVGDKLTEVEDILQIINEVGITLTESLPELHSTCCQKINPGDVTGSNRMINQSETSGSEQIVRPQSRPSSGKLVQENYKRLLPDGCRELASPYPKRAETPLDLKNPLDTINLNPFHQNETISDILQDIAKNSFTSRILASLQEDSRTSGPASGERSNRAPTALGTKRQLESLNIPRRRYGKQLRASDDNPENLQAAEAEDSSQVRGRTNRYEVALEDASEIVSSIDDFNKIGAKDSNTSQQNVTNHQSLASVPAPKNSRRGVARSESRGSTHQSNHQSCTSNQEAARMSKKNYQPASNAPVYKRQQSEQQLNTAGNDWPANKQTSKRCRHCSDGPPSYRYHQVGRPSSGYPPRHSNQSIDHNSNMTVMRRQSQDIPTYSETLYSASVNVMESQHTSNPSNVALPQQRSQVQMDSYCYQHSHHSQNTYQQNSSRYFEIQTQTSQNESQVRGQFAAPPLRQPDSGSATLRELLKTLKSSNYPVNGNNPRSSADRLPDQSNYHTNSHSGSFNNYSGPRDLCSNNVYRNEQSYLDAYGRNLSSNNVSRNEQTYSDMYRGNVLQSELAPNAIPNLTISDYLRPVATCAQPVESVAWDIPSSVHPPSYPQPLHRNSQSMVSPREADQREYVHRNSRPMVSPRDMDQREYVPRNSQPMVFPREADRREYVQRNSQSMVSPGDMDQREYVQRNSQPIVSPGDMDQRKYVQRNSQPMVSPGDMDQREYVQRNSQPMISPRDTDQRECVPRVCQPMVSPRDTDQRECVQRNSQPMISPGSGATDQSMPQIVSVLSLHPDYIFM; the protein is encoded by the coding sequence aTGAATAGCACCGGCAAACATCGCCGCCTTCCACCGACCATTCTCCGCCGTCGCTCCTCATCGACTGCCTTAAACTTTAGAAGACAAGAGGAATCATCTTCACATCATGAAAGACCTGCTAAGAGTAACTCTCCTCATTCTTGTGAACGGGACGCAACAAACTCTCAACCTTCGATTGAGATTTCTTCTCAGAGATCGATTTCTGATACTGCAACGAGCGGTAAGAATCCTATGGATGCGGCGCTGCCGACTTGCTTACATGTACAAACAGACAGAGGACTGTCGGTGAGAGACAAATTCGCTGCTCGTTTTTTTATGAAGGAGGATATTCAGCGGAGAGCATCCTGCCCTTCTACTACCGCCCCAGAGTCTGTGACTACATTACCTGGACTTCACTCTAACGACGGCGTGTTGAGTTCGCCCGAGGTGACATCAACTGAGATTAGCCACAGTATGCCAGTCTTTCACATCGTACAACCGCAGTTTTATTTGAACGTCAAACAAACTAAAGACGGTGAATGTGATTTCAACATTAGAAATATCGATGTTGATATTCCGATATCAGATGTACCTCCAACACTTCAACCTTTCAGCACCGCTGATGAACATCAACCAGAAACAACTGGTTCATCAATGTTGAAACTCAAAGCAGTGCGGGTTTCAGATCTTCCACTTCTGCAAAATAGTGCCAATGACGAATCGTTTAAAATCACCCAATCTGAGGAGGCTCGTGTGAATCTTTCAGAACCAGCCAAGATTGCAACAGAGAGAAACACTGATGAGACGGTCTCAAGCACACAGCCCGAGGAAAACTCTAATGTCTTTGTACAGCCGCAAATAATCGGAGTGTTTTCATTGAGGAACACACCTGAGAAGAATGACACTTCCCCGCAGTATCAGTGCCCAAAATGCCTGAAGAGATTTCATCGTATCTTGTCTCAGTTAGAACACAAGTGCAACCCCAAGACATCTTCTATCGGTTCTCTTCATAAACTCCGTTCAGTAAAGCTGTATAAGTGCCTGGAATGTTTGGAGGAATTCTCCGAtgtggaaaaaaagaaaagtcatGCTTGTTCGTCCCAGGTGCACCAGGCTAAGACAAAGAACAGCCACCAAGCCTCGTCCGTTGATGGAAAAAAGTCATTGCAAAAAGCTGCCAAAATGTGGTGTCAAACGTCGAGGGGTTCGTTCCAGTGCAATATTTGCAAAAAACGTTCATTGAAGGAGTCCAAAATGCAAGCACACTGTGTGAGGAAACATGGGGACCGTGCACATCGGATAGCAGGAAATAAAGCAAAGGAAACCACTTCCCAGAACaaaacgaagaagaaaaagTTTGGATCATCAAGTAACCAGTTCTCTGCCGAAGGACACACAGAGACTCAAAAACACAGATTTGAACATCCCTTCAAATGTGGCTTGTGCAGCATGAAATACAAACGAGTCGCTTTCTTGAAAAAGCACATTGCTTTACACATGGGATCTGAGCAGTTCAAAAGAAGCAAACGCCCGTTTGTCTGTAGGCTTTGTAAGTCACGATTTCACGATAGTTCCACACTCAAGGTACATTCTGGGAAGATGTGCATTCAAATTAAGAAAGATGCAAAACATGATGAACAGGATAAGAGCTCGTCTTCTGGGAATGAAGTCACAGGCCTACATGTTCGTGAACCGAACACTTGCCTTGGGTCAAAGGCTGCAGCTGTAAACACCATGTCTGAAGACTCATCCAGCAGTCTCCCCAATGAGAAACATTTCCCGAAGCGAAGGCATCGATGCGGCTTCTGCGGCATCTTATGTGAGAGCTCTACGTACCTTAAAAAGCACGTCAGGAGTCACTGGAATCAAGTCTTTGAAAGCTACAGTCGCCCGTTGGAGTGCTGTCTCTGTAACGAGCATTTTGACAATTGTGTGCGGTTCTTTTTGCACGTTCGCCGAAACGACTGCAGTTCGACTACCACCGACGATACGAGTCAATCAAGTGCGATTGAAGTTAGCGACGAGGAAGCTCGAGGCAAGATGGAATGTGCCATGGCAACGAGAAGTAACTCTTCTACTCGCCAAGAAGAGCGACCACACTTGAGCGGTATGCATCAATGCCAATTCTGTAGCCTCAACTTTTGGTCTAGGGACATACTGGACATTCACATTCACAGTTCTCATCCGCTGTTGCTTCAAATGGAAGAATCGGCTACATCAAATTCATCCGACGGTGACGCTGATAGAGACTTAACCAAAAACAAAGACCAAGGAACTCCTGATCCAGTTATTCCGAAACGGAAAAGTAAATCGAAATCCAGAAATGAAAGTCAAACACTTTGGACTGATCACATGTCCTCTTTCAATTCATCCAACAGCGAGACTGATGGAGACTCCAACGACAGAAACAAATACCAAGGAACTCGGGTGTTTCTGGATCAGCAAAGTAAAGTGAATGCTAGTGATGATTTATCGCATAGTTGCACACTTAAGTCATATCTCGTGTCTGCTCTCAAGGCCTCTGGTATTCAAGATCAAAGTCCACCAACAGTTAAGAGTGCGAAAGGTGTTTGTGAGAGCATCAATTTGGCAAATCATGCCGTCATTCAGAACGATACTGAAGAAGACGAGGATACTGAGACAAGCAAACGAACACAGATCTACCCCAGTCAGTGCAAGATCTGCAAGATTACTCTGAGTAGTTGGAAGAGTCTGGATTCTCATCGTCGAAGTCATCATGCCGAACAATTGAACAAACATCTTTATCCAGGACAAAGTCAAGACTGCTCCATGGAGTCAAGTGACGACACCAAAATCGATGTCGTCAAAGTGAATTTGTTCAACACGTGTGAGGTGTGCGAGAGGGTGTTTAAGTACTGGAACAGGTTAGTCTTTCACCGGAAGTTGAAGCATGGTGTACATGTTAACTGTGCAATGCTTTCTTCAAGGCAGCCGACAAGCAAAGATAAAGGCATGCTTATTGACGAGCCCAGTTTGGAGGTTAATGATTCCATCGTTGATGAGAATACTTCTTCATCGACAATTGAAATCGGGTGTGAATCAACCCAGATAACGTCCCCCACACAGACACTTGCTGCTTACTGCCTCGACAAGAACAATTTTACAGATGTGCAGAATGAGAAAATCCTAAGCAGACAAGATAATCACAACAGCAACCGAACATCAGTCGCTGACGACAACCTTATAAGCGTGCAAAATGAGGATGTACCGTGCAGACAAGAATACATGACCTGCGACCAAACCCAGAGTCAGCCAAGCAGGAAAGAATATGTTGTGGAAGGTACTAGACGAACTGTTGAAGATCTTCAGATAACGCAAGTTGTGTCCTTGAAACCAGGTGAACCAAGTAATCTTTGGAATTCAGTAAATTGTGCTTCAGTAGAGAAGGATAATCCCCAGCACAACACTGATAGAACAATGGAGCCATTGTTTGATGAATCGTCGTCAAATAACCAAGTTCGAACACAGCACGAGTCACAGATACAGGAAAGCACCCAGCCGAATGAAATAACTGCCCCAGATTTGCCTCCGCACAGTTCATCCAACAACCAACAGTATTGCAAGCCATCAGAGAGCGCTGCCACAGTTTATGCACAACAACAAGCAATCCTAGACGAGTTTAAATTTCTGATGAGCTCTATTGTAACATTACAGTCTACTCTGAACATTGAGGACAATGTCTCCCGTCCATCTGATCATTACGAGTTTGACGGGACCGTTACAAAGCTTCCCTTCAGGGAAGTCAAACGTATTCTGAGAAGCTTAACGAGAAACTGCAGCACCAATGCTTATCACTGCAGTGTATGTGGAGACATTCTGGAAGATATACCGCTATACACAAGCCATATCTTATCTCACTGCGAGTCTGATCAGTATATCTGCGTCTTCTGTGGCCAACAGAGTATGGATATCTTCTCGGTGCTCAACCATGTTGTCCTTACACATCGTGAAGACAACGTACGTGTACCTCAAGATCCAGAAGGTAACGCTACAGAAACGGTCAACACGTCGTCCCTGACTAGTACCAGCGATGTCGATAACACAGCGGCTGGCAAACCAAGCACTAGCCCATCACCACAAACAAGTCAGATCCCCAATAAACATTGTACGTATCCAAGACCCAGGTATGATTTCGTCTTTAAACCAAAGGAACACGAGAATAATATCGCACTTGATGAGAATACTGGCCAATACAAGTGTCCTTTATGTCAGTTTCAGTATTTGGACAGAGCCGATGTGATCTATCACATACGCATGTATCATAACGGACAGCCATACATCTGTAAACACTGCCCTGAGAAGCTCCACTTCTATCCCGACGTTCAAGCACACTTCTTTAAGAATCATTATCTGCAGGTCACTCAGGAAGACCATGATTCAGAGAGCGAGAACCCAACACTTGGTGGACAGAGTTTACAATTGGAGAGAGAGACTACTACGATGCAACCAAACATCCCAAGTGTTGAGGACGCAGGCTCATGCCAGAGTTTACAATTGGAGAGAGAGACTACTACGATGCAACCAAACTTCCCGACTGTTGACGGCGCAGGCTCATGCCAGAGTTTACAACAGGAGAGAGAGACTACTACGATGCAACCAAACTTCCTGAGTGTTGACGGCGCAGGCTCATGCCAGAGTTTACAACTGGAGAGAGAGACTTCTACAATGCAACCAAACTTCCCGAGTGTTGACGTCGCAGGCTCATGCCAGAGTTTACAACTGGAGAGAGAGACTACTACGATGCAACCAAACTTCCTGAGTGTTGACGGCGCAGGCTCATGCCAGAGTTTACAACTGGAGAGAGAGACTACTACGATGCAACCAAACTTCCCGAGTGTTGACGACGCAGACTCATGCCATAGTTTACAACAGGAGAGAGAGACTACTACGATGCAACCAAACTTCCTGAGTGTTGATGGCGCAGGCTCATGCCAGAGTTTACATCTGGAGAGAGAGACTACTACGATGCAACCAAATTTCCCGAGTGTTGACGACGCAGACTCATGCCATAGTTTACAACTGGAGAGAGAGACTACTTCGATGCACCCAAACTTCCCGAGTGTTGATGGCGCAGACTCGTGCCATAGTTTACAACTGGAGAGAGAGACTACTACGATGCAACCAAACTTCCCGAGTGTTGACGACGCAGACTCATGCCACACTGATGGTTGCAGGAAACAGAAAAGCTGTGATGAATCCAACACTGACTGTTGTAGGGGTGTTGATCCTAGTCCAGCTTCCACACAACACACTCACACAGAGATAAACACTGATAATGCACACGCTAATTCAGGAGACGCTGAAAGAGTAAGAACTCAAGAACTTCAAGAGTCCACACAAGCCCACATGGAAACAAACGCTAAAGCAAACACTAATTCAGGAGATGATGAAAGAATACAAACTCAGGAACTGCAGGAGTCCATACAAGATGCTTCCCTTAAAAAAGTTGTAGTAAAACTGGAGAAACTTGGTGATGATGTCATTGATGAGCATACTTATCGCAACCTGCATAATCATCTTAAAGGTGGAATCAAAATTAAAACTGAAAAGCTTGACGACGGCTATTCAACCACTGAGTGTATGCAAGAGTCTGAAATTGGTGGTGGAATTCGGCATCAATCAGAAATTGAACAACATGGAGAAATAGACTTTGAGAATGGTGACCCAACCAGGATTGTTCCCAAGGAAGAGTGTGACACCCCAAATGCAGCTGCATCTTGTTTGTTGAGCCGTGCAAGAGTCTCTCAATCTGAGTTGCAGATTCCCCAGGTAAAAGGCAAAGTTGAGAAAGACGTCGCTGAAGCCAGCCAATGGGGCCTGCAAAAGGAAGTTTGTAAAGAAGTAGAATTGTCCGATGCCAACAAATCTGATTCTAATGATGCTGGATTGAGTTCTTCTTTAAGATCTGAAACTACGACAGACGTCGGTGACAAACTGACCGAGGTGGAAGATATACTTCAGATTATTAATGAAGTTGGAATTACACTCACAGAGTCTTTACCTGAACTTCATTCAACGTGTTGTCAGAAGATCAACCCAGGAGATGTTACAGGCTCCAACAGAATGATAAATCAGTCTGAGACTTCAGGATCAGAGCAGATTGTTAGACCTCAGAGCCGACCATCATCTGGAAAGTTGGTGCAAGAGAATTATAAGCGGCTACTTCCAGATGGATGTAGAGAACTTGCCTCGCCATATCCCAAGCGTGCAGAAACACCTTTAGACCTGAAGAATCCATTAGATACCATCAATCTGAACCCTTTCCATCAGAATGAGACTATTTCAGATATCCTCCAGGACATTGCCAAGAACAGTTTCACATCCAGAATCCTTGCAAGCCTTCAGGAAGATTCAAGGACCTCAGGTCCTGCTTCCGGCGAGAGAAGCAACAGAGCTCCGACTGCTTTGGGTACCAAAAGGCAACTTGAGTCTTTAAACATCCCACGGCGAAGATATGGGAAACAACTGAGAGCATCTGATGACAATCCAGAGAACCTGCAAGCTGCTGAAGCTGAAGATAGTAGTCAAGTTCGAGGTAGAACCAACAGATATGAAGTAGCACTAGAAGATGCAAGTGAAATTGTTTCTAGCATCGATGACTTCAATAAGATTGGAGCCAAGGATTCCAACACGAGCCAACAGAATGTTACGAACCATCAGTCTCTAGCATCTGTACCTGCTCCCAAAAATTCACGCCGAGGTGTGGCCAGATCCGAGTCAAGAGGGTCAACACATCAATCaaatcatcaaagttgcacCTCCAATCAGGAAGCTGCGAGGATGAGCAAAAAGAACTACCAACCAGCCTCAAACGCTCCAGTTTATAAACGTCAACAGTCAGAGCAGCAACTTAACACAGCTGGAAATGATTGGCCGGCCAACAAACAGACGTCCAAGAGATGTAGACATTGTTCAGATGGACCGCCTTCCTACAGATACCATCAGGTCGGCCGACCATCTTCAGGATACCCTCCTAGACATTCTAATCAATCAATCGACCACAACTCCAACATGACAGTGATGCGGCGACAATCCCAAGATATTCCAACCTATTCTGAAACGTTATACTCTGCAAGTGTTAATGTTATGGAATCCCAGCACACAAGCAATCCGTCTAATGTTGCATTACCTCAGCAACGTTCGCAAGTTCAAATGGACAGTTATTGCTATCAGCATAGTCACCATAGTCAGAACACTTACCAGCAAAACTCGTCCAGATATTTTGAGATCCAAACGCAAACATCTCAGAATGAGTCGCAGGTACGTGGACAGTTCGCAGCGCCACCTCTTAGGCAACCTGACTCAGGCTCTGCGACTTTAAGAGAGTTGCTTAAAACTCTGAAAAGTTCGAACTATCCGGTAAATGGAAATAACCCCCGTTCATCGGCCGATAGATTGCCTGATCAGTCAAACTACCACACGAATAGTCATAGCGGTTCTTTCAACAACTACTCTGGACCTAGAGATTTATGCTCCAACAACGTTTACAGGAATGAGCAGTCATATTTAGATGCGTACGGGAGAAACTTAAGCTCCAACAATGTAAGCAGGAATGAACAAACGTACTCCGATATGTACAGGGGAAACGTCTTACAATCTGAGTTAGCACCAAATGCCATTCCCAACTTGACTATTAGTGACTATTTAAGACCAGTAGCAACTTGTGCCCAACCTGTAGAAAGTGTTGCCTGGGATATTCCATCTTCTGTACATCCCCCCTCGTATCCTCAACCATTGCACAGAAACAGCCAGTCAATGGTTTCCCCAAGAGAGGCAGACCAGAGGGAGTATGTGCACAGGAACAGCCGGCCAATGGTTTCCCCCAGAGACATGGATCAGAGGGAGTATGTGCCAAGAAACAGCCAGCCAATGGTTTTCCCAAGAGAGGCAGATCGGAGGGAGTATGTTCAAAGGAACAGCCAGTCAATGGTTTCGCCTGGAGACATGGATCAGAGGGAGTATGTGCAAAGGAACAGCCAGCCAATAGTTTCGCCTGGAGACATGGATCAGAGGAAGTATGTGCAAAGGAACAGCCAGCCAATGGTTTCGCCTGGAGACATGGATCAGAGGGAGTATGTGCAAAGGAACAGCCAGCCAATGATTTCGCCCAGAGACACAGATCAGAGGGAGTGTGTGCCCAGGGTTTGCCAGCCAATGGTTTCACCCAGAGACACAGATCAGAGGGAGTGTGTGCAAAGGAACAGCCAGCCAATGATTTCGCCTGGATCTGGAGCCACTGATCAGTCTATGCCACAGATTGTCAGTGTGCTATCCTTACACCCTGATTATATATTTATGTAG